The sequence CCCCGCACTCCGGGTAGCTGAGCTTGAGCGGGCAGCGATAGCAGTAGGGGGCGACCGCGTGGCGGATGGAGGGGTCGTGGACGCCCCCCAACCGCCAGCCGGCGTGGGCGGTGAGGGACATCGAGAGCATCGACCGCCCGTGGTAGCCGTGGCGCAGGCCGATGATCTCGGTGCGCTGGGTGTGGACACGGGCGGTCAGAATAGCGGTCTCGATGGCCTCCGTCCCGCTGTTGGTGAAGAAGACCTTGGCCGGCTTGTGTCCGGGGAAGAGATCGACCAGGGTCTCCGCCAGCTCCACGATGGGCACGGTGGGAAAGAGGGTGGAGACGTGCTGCAGAGTCCGGATCTGTTTTTCGATCGCGGCCACCACCCGGGGCTCGCAGTGGCCCAGGCTCACGGTGACGATCCCCCCGAAGAAGTCCAGGTACTTCTTTCCCTCCGCGTCCCAGAGCCACTTCCCCTCCCCCCTTACGAAGGGAAGCGGTTCCTTGTAGTAGGTGCCGAGGCCGTAGAGGAGCTTTCGGTATTTCTCAATGATCTCTTTGCTGTCCATTTGTCGCTCCCTAGGCTATCGAGGGGCCGGGGCCGGAACTCGCCGCGCCCCTCCGCTCGTTCAGAGAGAGTCACGTCCGTCCTCGCGGCCTCGGCAGTGGTTCGCGGAGACCTGCTCCTAGTAAAGGCTGCCCTTGCGCGCCTGCCCCGTGTAGTCCACGTAGACGGTCTTGACCTCGGTGAAGAACTCGAGGGCCGTCGTCCCCTGCTCCCGTGGTCCCACGCCCGTGGCCTTCATGCCCCCGAAGGGAAGCTGGGCCTCCCCACCGGGGGTGCCGCTGTTGACGTGCACGATACCGGCCTCGATTCCGTCCACGAAGCGGAAGATCCGGCCCGCATCCTGGGTGAAGATGGCGGCGGAGAGCCCGTAGCGCACGGCGTTGGCCGCCTCGAGGGCTTCCTCGAAGGAACGGACGCGCATCACGCTTATCACGGGGCCGAAGATCTCCTCCTGGGCAACGCGCATGGTGGCCTTCACATGATCGAAAACGGCGGGCTCCAGGAAATATCCATGCTCGTGGGCACCGCTGGAGAGGCGGCGGCCCCCGCAGACCAGGGTCGCGCCCTCCCCCCTTCCCACATCGATGTAGCGGAGGTCGGTGTCCAATTGAGCCTGGTCCACAGCCGGGCCCATGTCGATGCCTTCGTGGGCCCCGTTGCCGATGCGGACCTTGCCCGCCCGTGCGGCAAGGCGCTCCACGAAAGCATCCGCGATCTTCTCCTCCACGATCACGCGCGAGGTGGCGGTGCATCGCTGGCCGGTGGAGGCGAATGCCCCTTGGGCGGTTGACTCCACGGCCAGGTCAAGGTCGGCGTCCTCCAGGACCACCACCGGGTTCTTCCCACCCATCTCGCACTGGACGCGAATCATGCGTTTGGCCCCGCGGGCGTAGATCTCGGCCCCCACCTCGTTGCTCCCCGTGAACGAGACCGCGCGTACATCCTCGTGGTCCAGGAGCGCGTTACCCACCGTGCCTCCCGAGCCCAAGACCATGTTCAGGACACCCGGGGGGACGCCCGCACGCTCGAAAATCGAGACTACCGCGCCCGCGGTGTCAGGGGTCAGGCTGGCCGGTTTGAAGACGACAGTATTGCCGGCCACGAGGGCGGGCGCGATCTTCCAGCAGGGGATTGCGACCGGAAAGTTCCAGGGCGTGATGCAGGCCACCACCCCCAGGGGTTGGCGAACGGTGTAGCAGAAGTTCTTGGGCAGCTCCGAAGGGAGGGTGTGGCCACCCGGGCGGCGTCCCTCGGCGGCGATGAACTCCAGTATGTTGATCGTGCGCTGGATCTCCCCCAGCGATTCCTTGACCGTCTTACCCTCCTCGCGGGTGAGCCGGCGCGCCAGGTCCTCCTTCTCCTTCTCCATGAGGGCCCAAGCCCGGTAAAGGATGCCGCCGCGGACAGGGGCGGGGGTGTCCCGCCAGGCCGGGAAGGCGGCGCGAGCCGCGGCCACCGCGCCCCGCGCCTCCTCCGCGGTGGACATGGGCAGGAGCCCCAAGACGTCACGGGTGTCGGCGGGGTTCCGGTTGAGGGTGGTCTTGCCGGAGGCGGACTCCACCCACTGCCCGCCGATGAAGTTGCGGTAGGGCCGGACCGCGACGGCATTGGCGGCGGCGCTCACGGAGCCACCAGCGGCCCGTAGGCGTCCGGCCGCCGGTCGCGGAAGAACTGCCACACCGCGCGCACCTCGTCGATCATGTCCAGATTCAAGTCTGCCACCACCACCGCGTCCTTGTCCCGCGGCCCCTGGGCCAGGATCTTCCCCCGGGGATCGCAGAAATAGCTCTTGCCGTAGAACTCCCCCATCTTCCAGGGGGCCTCGAGACCCACGCGGTTGATGGCCCCCACGAAGTAACCGTTGGCCACGGCGTGGGCGGGCTGCTCCAGCTCCCACAGATACTCCGAGAGACCGGCCACCGTGGCCGACGGGTTGAGGACAATCTCCGCCCCGTTCAAGCCCAGCGCGCGCGCCCCCTCCGGAAAGTGGCGGTCGTAGCAGATGTAGACGCCGACCTTGGCGTAGGCGGTCTCGAAGACCGGGTAGCCCAGGTTGCCTGGTCGGAAGTAAAACTTTTCCCAGAACCCGGGCTTGCAGTGGGGGATGTGGGTCTTGCGATACTTGCCCAGGTACTTTCCATCTGCATCGATCACGGCCGCGGTGTTGTAGTAAATACCCGCCGCCTCCTCCTCGTAGACGGGCACGACCAACACCATGCGATGCTTGCGGGCCACTTTTCGCATGAGGGCCACGGTGGGCCCTTCGGGCACCCGCTCCGTCAGGTCGTACCAACGGGTCTCCTGCTCCGCACAGAAGTAGGGGCCGTAGAAGAGCTCCTGGAGGCAGAGGATCTTGACCTTCTGGCGGACGGCCTGGTCAATGAGCTTCAGGTGCTTCTCGACCATGGCCTTCTTGATGGCCGGCAGGCCGGCCTCGGGACCTTTCACGTTCCTGGCCTGGATGAGGCCGCAACGGACGATCCGGGGCATGGGAATCTCCTTATCCTCTGGGCGGGCGACAGTATGCCACGGGTGGTGGGACTTCTCCCAGCGGGGAGCGCCGCTTTTGGGTCTAAACTGGCGACATGAAGAAAAAGATGATGGCGCTCGCCCTGCTCGTCGCCCAGCCCCTGGCCGCCCAGGTCAAAGAGACGAACCGGCTCGACGCCTGCCGCGAGGTGTTGCAGGAGGTCTTGGACATGCCCGAGGGCATCCCCCGCGACCTCCTGGCCAAGGCGGAGTGCGTGATCGTGATCCCCAGCGCCAAGAAGTTTGCCCTCGGTTTCGGGGGGCGCTTCGGCAAGGGAGCGGCCGTATGCCGGACGGGTGGCCGCGGTCCGTGGGGTCCCCCCCTCATGGTCAGCATCGGGGGGGGGAACTTCGGACTCCAGATCGGGGGGGAGGCCGTGGACCTCGTCTTCTTGGTCATGAACCGCAAGGGGATGGAGCACCTCCTGCAGAGCCAGTTCACGCTCGGGGCGGACGCTTCCGTGGCCGCGGGGCCCAAGGGCCGGAACGCGGAGGCCGCCACGGACATCCAAATGTACGCAGAGATACTCACCTACTCCCGCAGCCGGGGGCTTTTCGCGGGGATCGCGATCGATGGTGCCGTCATCAAGCAAGACAAAGACGGCAACG is a genomic window of Vicinamibacteria bacterium containing:
- a CDS encoding aldehyde dehydrogenase family protein encodes the protein MSAAANAVAVRPYRNFIGGQWVESASGKTTLNRNPADTRDVLGLLPMSTAEEARGAVAAARAAFPAWRDTPAPVRGGILYRAWALMEKEKEDLARRLTREEGKTVKESLGEIQRTINILEFIAAEGRRPGGHTLPSELPKNFCYTVRQPLGVVACITPWNFPVAIPCWKIAPALVAGNTVVFKPASLTPDTAGAVVSIFERAGVPPGVLNMVLGSGGTVGNALLDHEDVRAVSFTGSNEVGAEIYARGAKRMIRVQCEMGGKNPVVVLEDADLDLAVESTAQGAFASTGQRCTATSRVIVEEKIADAFVERLAARAGKVRIGNGAHEGIDMGPAVDQAQLDTDLRYIDVGRGEGATLVCGGRRLSSGAHEHGYFLEPAVFDHVKATMRVAQEEIFGPVISVMRVRSFEEALEAANAVRYGLSAAIFTQDAGRIFRFVDGIEAGIVHVNSGTPGGEAQLPFGGMKATGVGPREQGTTALEFFTEVKTVYVDYTGQARKGSLY
- a CDS encoding lipid-binding SYLF domain-containing protein, translated to MKKKMMALALLVAQPLAAQVKETNRLDACREVLQEVLDMPEGIPRDLLAKAECVIVIPSAKKFALGFGGRFGKGAAVCRTGGRGPWGPPLMVSIGGGNFGLQIGGEAVDLVFLVMNRKGMEHLLQSQFTLGADASVAAGPKGRNAEAATDIQMYAEILTYSRSRGLFAGIAIDGAVIKQDKDGNERVYGDAVSPKALLFTPGQAIPPAGKALVDALRGISPEKTGP
- a CDS encoding nitrilase-related carbon-nitrogen hydrolase, with product MPRIVRCGLIQARNVKGPEAGLPAIKKAMVEKHLKLIDQAVRQKVKILCLQELFYGPYFCAEQETRWYDLTERVPEGPTVALMRKVARKHRMVLVVPVYEEEAAGIYYNTAAVIDADGKYLGKYRKTHIPHCKPGFWEKFYFRPGNLGYPVFETAYAKVGVYICYDRHFPEGARALGLNGAEIVLNPSATVAGLSEYLWELEQPAHAVANGYFVGAINRVGLEAPWKMGEFYGKSYFCDPRGKILAQGPRDKDAVVVADLNLDMIDEVRAVWQFFRDRRPDAYGPLVAP